The stretch of DNA TGCCTCGGTCGACTGGTCGATGAATTCCGGCGCCGGCGCGTGGATCGGGGCGGTCTGTTCGGCGCCGATCGGCCCGCGCTCGTCGATCGCTTCGCCGACGACGTTCATGATGCGGCCCAGCGTCTTGGGGCCGACGGGCACGCTGATCTGCTGGCCGGTGTTCACCACTTCCTGACCGCGCACGAGGCCGTCCGTGCCGTCCATCGCGATGGTGCGCACGGTGTTCTCGCCGAGGTGCTGCGCGACTTCGAGGACCAGCGTGGTGTCGCCGTTCTTCGTTTCGAGCGCGGTGAGGATCGGCGGCAGTTCGCCTTCGAACTGGACGTCGACGACGGCGCCGATGACCTGGGCGATGGTGCCGTTCGTGGTCTGGTTCAATGCGGGTGCGGTTGCCATTTTCTCTGCTTCCTGTGGGTGGTTACTGCACGGGGCAGTCTTCAGGGATGTCGATCAGGGTGTAGGTGTCGCCGTCGGCGGCGATGAAGGCTTCGCGCTCGGTTTCCGGCGTGTCGCCTTCGAGGCTGTAGGTGCAGCTGAACTCGGTGCCTTCCTCGGTCGCGGTGCAGGTCGCGTCGATCACTTCCTCCTCGTAATTGCACTGGGCAAGCGCGAGCTGGACTTCGGCGAGGCTCGGCACGTTCTCGTCGGTTTCAAGTTCGGACGCGTCGCCGAGGTCTTCCGGTTCGCCCGGTTCCTCTTCGAGGATCGGCGGCGTGGTCGGTGCGGTCGAGACTTCCTCGAGCTTGTCCGGGTCCACGGGATCGCCGCAGGCGGCGAGCGCGAGCGGGGCGGCGAGGAGAAGGGCGAGCGTAATTCGCATCACAGTGCCTCCGCCCCGGCGATAATCTCGATCAGTTCGGTCGTGATCGCGGCCTGACGGCTGCGGTTGTACTCGATGTTGAGATCCTTGATGAGCTCGCCCGCGTTGCGCGTCGCGTTGTCCATCGCGGTCATCGAGGCACCTTGTTCCGATGCCTCGCGTTCGAGCAGTGCACCGAAGATCTGCGTCTTGACGTAGCGCGGCAGGAGTTCCTCGAGGATCTCCTCTTCGCCCGGCTCGTATTCGACCACGGCATCATCGACCTCGCCGCCTTCCGGGGCGGGGACGGGGATGAGCTGGTTCACGGTCGGATCCTGCACCAGCGCCGACTTGAAAGTCGGGTAGATCAGGTGCGCGACGTCGAACTTGCCGGCTTCGAACATATCGATGAGTTCGGCCGCGATCGCGTCGGCTTCGGTGAAGCCGGGGGTCTTGACCTCGCTGGTGTCGTAGCCGCCGCCGATTTCCTTGGCGAAATCGCGCTTGAGCGGCGCGCGGCCCTTCTTGCCGACGAGGTAGAATTCGATCTCCTTGCCCGCGGCGAGAAGCTCGCGCGCCTTGGCCTTCGCGGCCTTGACGAGGTTCGCGTTGAGACCGCCGCACAGACCCTTGTCGGTGTTGACCACGACAATCAGGTTGCGCCGGTCCGAGCCGGTCCCGGCGAGCAGCTTGGGCGCATTGTCGCCCGAAACGCGCGCACCGAGGCTCGCCATGACGGAGGCCAGCCGCTCGGCATAGGGGCGCGCCGCCTCGGCCGCGGCCTGCGCGCGGCGCAGCTTGGCCGCAGCGACCATCTGCTTGGCCTTGGTGATCTTCTGGGTCGACTTGACCGAGTTGATCCGGCCCTTGAGTTCCTTGAGGCTGGCCACCTGGCTCTCCCTTAGGCGAACTGCTTGGCGAAGGCGTCGAGCGCGGCGACGACCTTGGCCTTGGTGTCGTCCTCGAACTTCTGCGTGGTGCGGATTTCGGCCAGCACGTCGGCGTGTTCGGAACGCATGAAGGCGAGCATCTGCTCTTCGTAGTCGGTCACGCGCTCGACCGGCACCGAGTCGAGATAGCCGTTGGTCCCGGCGAAGATCGACACGGTCTGCTCTTCGAACGGCATCGGCGAGAACTGCGGCTGCTTGAGCAGTTCGGTCAGGCGCGCACCGCGGTTGAGCAGCTTCTGCGTCGCCGCGTCGAGGTCCGAACCGAACTGCGCGAAGGCCGCCATTTCGCGGTACTGTGCGAGGTCGAGCTTCATCGAGCCCGAGACCTTCTTCATCGCCTTGGTCTGGGCGGCGCCGCCGACGCGCGACACCGAGAGGCCGACGTTAATCGCCGGGCGAATACCCTGGTAGAAAAGGTCGGTCTCGAGGAAGATCTGCCCGTCGGTGATCGAGATCACGTTGGTCGGGATGTAGGCCGACACGTCGCCCGCCTGCGTTTCGATGATCGGTAGCGCGGTGAGCGAGCCCGAGCCGTTGTCGGCGTTCATCTTCGCCGCGCGCTCGAGCAGGCGGCTGTGAAGGTAGAACACGTCGCCCGGATAGGCTTCGCGGCCCGGAGGACGGCGCAGCAGGAGCGACATCTGGCGGTAGGCGACGGCCTGCTTGGAAAGGTCGTCATACACGATCACGGCGTGCATACCGTTGTCACGGAAGAATTCGCCCATCGCGCAGCCGGTGTAGGGCGCGAGATACTGGAGCGGGGCGGGTTCCGAAGCGGTCGCGGCGACGACGATGGAATATTCCATCGCGCCGTTTTCTTCCAGCTGCTTGACGATCTGGGCGACGGTCGAACGCTTCTGGCCGACCGCGACATAGACGCAGTAGAGCTTTTTGCTCTCGTCGTCGCCCGCGTTGATTTCCTTCTGATTGATGAAGGTGTCGATCGCGACGGCGGTCTTGCCGGTCTGGCGGTCGCCGATGATGAGTTCGCGCTGACCGCGGCCGACGGGAACCAGCGCGTCGATCGCCTTGAGCCCCGACTGCACCGGCTCCGACACGGATTCGCGCGGGATGATGCCCGGCGCCTTGACCTCGACACGGCGGCGCTCGGTCGCCTCGATCGGGCCCTTGCCGTCGATGGGATTGCCGAGCGCATCGACCACGCGGCCGAGCAGACCTTTGCCCACGGGCACGTCCACGATGGTGCCGGTCCGCTTTACCGTGTCGCCTTCCTTGATCGTGGTGTCCGAACCGAAGATCACGACCCCGACATTGTCGGCTTCGAGGTTCAGCGCCATGCCCTGGATGCCGCCGTC from Erythrobacter sp. encodes:
- a CDS encoding F0F1 ATP synthase subunit gamma, producing MASLKELKGRINSVKSTQKITKAKQMVAAAKLRRAQAAAEAARPYAERLASVMASLGARVSGDNAPKLLAGTGSDRRNLIVVVNTDKGLCGGLNANLVKAAKAKARELLAAGKEIEFYLVGKKGRAPLKRDFAKEIGGGYDTSEVKTPGFTEADAIAAELIDMFEAGKFDVAHLIYPTFKSALVQDPTVNQLIPVPAPEGGEVDDAVVEYEPGEEEILEELLPRYVKTQIFGALLEREASEQGASMTAMDNATRNAGELIKDLNIEYNRSRQAAITTELIEIIAGAEAL
- the atpA gene encoding F0F1 ATP synthase subunit alpha, whose amino-acid sequence is MEIRAAEISKVIKDQIANFGTEAEVSEVGSVLSVGDGIARIHGLDKVQAGEMVEFDGGIQGMALNLEADNVGVVIFGSDTTIKEGDTVKRTGTIVDVPVGKGLLGRVVDALGNPIDGKGPIEATERRRVEVKAPGIIPRESVSEPVQSGLKAIDALVPVGRGQRELIIGDRQTGKTAVAIDTFINQKEINAGDDESKKLYCVYVAVGQKRSTVAQIVKQLEENGAMEYSIVVAATASEPAPLQYLAPYTGCAMGEFFRDNGMHAVIVYDDLSKQAVAYRQMSLLLRRPPGREAYPGDVFYLHSRLLERAAKMNADNGSGSLTALPIIETQAGDVSAYIPTNVISITDGQIFLETDLFYQGIRPAINVGLSVSRVGGAAQTKAMKKVSGSMKLDLAQYREMAAFAQFGSDLDAATQKLLNRGARLTELLKQPQFSPMPFEEQTVSIFAGTNGYLDSVPVERVTDYEEQMLAFMRSEHADVLAEIRTTQKFEDDTKAKVVAALDAFAKQFA